A portion of the Acidisarcina polymorpha genome contains these proteins:
- a CDS encoding beta-L-arabinofuranosidase domain-containing protein: MSVTRRTFLIGSACGTGLAFTAGLRPSTWVFADTASAQLAPYLTGMRMAATPATAYRAYRSKVVQTPAITTWVQIDLTKSVAIEAIQLFPASEKMFPGRDQYYGGEGFPLCFRLEAAEDEGFSHPQIIADFSQADFPDPKDNITQYPARAVQARYVRLTATKLRPVMIPPAKEFAPLGAKPVESKDYSLVIAKIGVLSGGHDIAVGCNATADPVYGNTPEELKQLTRAPRQDGEGIRMDNPHRVTDASTWKRPQPMAAAPRGGVTLEGGVLQTAMENNIQYLLNSFTVADLLRQFYERTGKVKDFKPTGSQIFWEEDLAGSNAGRFLMGAGNTVRWIDDPELRRRLNQVVDGIEECRQPNGYIMAYPEDTISYSERAAYTRAWLTHGLLEAAYAGNPKPLPMLRGYYDWFNDQPFLPDMLRGAIQGGQGMIANTRVSLSPVGKPADVQVIQRYYQEDGWLTGLAAREEDQVWQYPYDRPHCYLLTNLEAYLDLYLATGDERYHDAVLGAWELYRAHWQQAGGSISIIEFQKDPPDSNYLHQELGELCGSSFWVFLSQRFQMLHPDDERFAAEIEKSIYNVGMANQDGSAGLRYHTILQGKKEKSTHENTCCEGQGTRLLGSLPEHIYSIAPDGIYVHMYEPSTVRWEQNGQSLSLAMKTRFPYETGVKATVSAETATQAKIRIRVPSWASSPMAIAVNGENAGTGKPGSYVVLDRNWATGDTIEFTLPASIRVKPYRGADQIAGETRYSVEYGPILLAAVGAPTARLKVGKGNGPESLKDHLQADAQSPLHFTVRGNPGEKFMPYWQISSEEFTCYPSISEEA, encoded by the coding sequence ATGAGTGTGACACGTCGTACTTTTCTGATCGGCAGCGCGTGCGGCACGGGACTTGCGTTCACTGCAGGTTTACGGCCGTCGACCTGGGTCTTTGCCGACACCGCATCTGCGCAACTGGCCCCATACCTGACGGGCATGAGGATGGCGGCGACTCCGGCGACAGCTTACCGCGCCTACCGCTCCAAGGTCGTGCAGACGCCCGCTATCACGACCTGGGTGCAGATCGATTTGACCAAGTCCGTGGCGATCGAAGCAATTCAGCTCTTTCCTGCCTCGGAAAAGATGTTCCCAGGCCGCGATCAGTATTACGGCGGCGAAGGCTTTCCACTGTGCTTTCGACTTGAGGCAGCCGAAGATGAAGGGTTCAGTCATCCCCAGATCATTGCCGATTTCAGCCAGGCAGACTTCCCCGATCCCAAGGACAACATCACCCAATATCCAGCAAGAGCGGTGCAGGCGCGCTATGTCCGCCTGACCGCGACAAAGCTGCGTCCGGTCATGATTCCTCCCGCCAAAGAGTTTGCCCCGTTAGGCGCTAAGCCAGTGGAGAGCAAGGACTACAGCCTTGTCATCGCCAAGATCGGAGTGCTATCGGGTGGACACGACATTGCGGTTGGCTGCAACGCCACCGCTGACCCTGTGTACGGAAATACGCCGGAAGAGTTGAAGCAACTGACCCGCGCGCCCCGGCAGGACGGCGAGGGTATTCGCATGGACAATCCCCACCGGGTTACCGACGCTTCGACGTGGAAGCGGCCTCAACCGATGGCTGCGGCGCCGCGGGGCGGTGTGACGCTCGAAGGCGGTGTGTTGCAGACTGCGATGGAGAACAATATTCAATACCTCTTGAACTCCTTCACTGTGGCTGACCTGCTGCGGCAGTTTTATGAAAGGACCGGAAAGGTAAAGGATTTCAAACCGACAGGCTCCCAGATCTTTTGGGAAGAAGACCTCGCCGGTTCGAACGCCGGGCGCTTCCTCATGGGCGCAGGCAATACCGTCCGGTGGATTGATGACCCTGAGTTGCGGAGGCGGCTGAATCAGGTGGTGGATGGCATTGAAGAATGCCGTCAGCCGAACGGGTACATCATGGCCTATCCCGAAGATACGATCTCCTACTCGGAGCGGGCCGCCTACACCCGCGCGTGGCTCACCCATGGGCTATTGGAGGCGGCTTATGCGGGCAATCCGAAGCCGCTTCCCATGTTGCGCGGGTACTACGACTGGTTCAATGATCAGCCGTTCCTCCCCGATATGCTGCGCGGAGCAATTCAAGGCGGACAGGGAATGATCGCCAACACGCGCGTGAGCCTGAGCCCGGTAGGAAAGCCGGCCGATGTGCAAGTGATCCAGCGTTATTATCAGGAAGATGGATGGCTCACCGGCCTGGCCGCGCGGGAGGAAGATCAGGTATGGCAGTATCCATACGATCGCCCGCACTGCTATCTGCTGACCAATCTTGAGGCTTATCTCGATCTCTACCTCGCCACCGGCGATGAACGTTACCACGACGCCGTACTTGGAGCCTGGGAGTTATACCGCGCTCACTGGCAGCAGGCCGGAGGCAGTATCTCCATCATTGAGTTCCAGAAGGATCCGCCGGATAGCAACTATCTTCACCAGGAACTCGGCGAGTTATGCGGAAGCTCTTTCTGGGTCTTTTTAAGCCAGCGTTTTCAGATGCTCCATCCGGATGACGAACGCTTTGCGGCGGAGATCGAGAAATCCATTTACAACGTGGGGATGGCCAACCAGGACGGCAGCGCCGGTCTTCGCTACCACACCATCTTACAGGGCAAGAAGGAAAAATCTACGCACGAGAATACCTGCTGCGAAGGCCAGGGCACGAGACTGCTTGGGTCGCTCCCCGAACATATCTACTCCATTGCTCCGGACGGCATTTACGTCCACATGTATGAACCGTCCACGGTCCGCTGGGAACAAAACGGACAATCACTTTCGCTGGCAATGAAGACACGGTTCCCCTATGAAACCGGGGTGAAGGCAACGGTGAGTGCCGAAACAGCGACGCAGGCGAAGATCCGTATCAGGGTGCCGTCATGGGCGAGCAGCCCAATGGCCATTGCGGTGAACGGCGAGAACGCTGGAACCGGCAAGCCCGGCTCCTATGTAGTGCTCGATCGCAATTGGGCCACTGGAGACACTATTGAATTTACCCTGCCGGCGTCCATCCGTGTGAAACCATACCGTGGAGCCGACCAGATCGCGGGCGAGACGAGGTATTCGGTTGAATACGGCCCCATTCTTCTCGCCGCTGTCGGCGCTCCCACGGCCCGGCTAAAGGTAGGAAAAGGGAATGGGCCGGAGTCTCTCAAAGATCATCTGCAGGCGGACGCCCAGTCGCCTTTGCATTTCACGGTGCGTGGTAACCCTGGGGAGAAGTTCATGCCTTACTGGCAGATTTCTTCCGAGGAGTTCACCTGTTATCCGTCAATCTCTGAGGAGGCCTGA
- a CDS encoding TonB-dependent receptor domain-containing protein, protein MSTNIAGWLVRRLAGLRPATSVLFSVLALVAVEGLLMEQGFAQTDLGGITGTVQDNTGAAIPNCEVQIKNLNTSAVRTVKTDQNGFYTVPSLTVGPYQITATVTGFQRAAKSIELTTSGANGDIQLTVGSVQQQVMITESSGSIALQTDSHDVATTVSPAQLVNLPNNGRSILNIATLGPASQPGTDVGVDVGDEGFYNQTSASVIISGLGNAHAAFLQDGVANTNLLTQTANILASVEATQEVTTLLNGAPARFSQPSVIDVITKGGSNSFHGTAYDFLQNDDFDATNWFATSKPAKRYNQFGGNVGGPILKNKVFAFFDYSGLRSRTASVNRDRVPTLAERAGDFSADNVTLYDPSTYNPATGTDLPFPNNALPALSPFAQLWLANYPAPNRPLGADNVNYVVNLPNISNYDEYLGRIDYNISGNDQLFGTVSRLQNNVGSNSITPGLFGIFNALKGTNISIAETHVFNSNIVNVIKAGYNRSNLFRTQQGQGVVDYAAKYGLVNVNPEPQQYTPPQINLNNYTSLGDPYSPQGAIQNRFQYGDEVTWKIGRHTVTFGGEFVRTQFDGNWVVGNNGIYNFDGSATSAYVGGVRSATDQGNALADLELGFPRTANAATGISLGAFRGYDFAGYVQDDLKLTPKLTLILGLRYDFNNPPSDKNGHGGLFNVPLNAVIPGTWNTNYNDWGPRVGFAYSVSPKTVLRGGYGMYYAPILYNNLQFELLYSPNFVNQSYSFDVAAPGDIQQLFASGGLTAGQQNYTLTKTLKDTSVQEWTLNIEQSLDSKTLFTLGYIGNTTRHQSARADLNQPLGLSPGNTSGILDLRPNPAVGTTDGQLNILPANYNGLITKVERSFDNGFQFLASYTFSKAMDILDGDNSDIQDLYNPHLTYGPAGFDRTNNFILSAVYQLPFGPGKKFLNSGSFIDREVFGGWQLSGIQQSATGQPIQITANNNADTSSVHSVFADKICAGTLPSGHPRLQFYDPACYVQPATGQYGTARSGPRQPGLNTTDLSLQKAFAITESHQLQFRAEAFSVFNHPTSDQEAMP, encoded by the coding sequence ATGTCAACAAACATTGCAGGCTGGCTGGTTAGAAGGCTTGCCGGTCTCCGTCCTGCTACGTCAGTGCTCTTCAGCGTTCTCGCGCTTGTCGCCGTAGAAGGGTTGCTGATGGAGCAGGGATTTGCGCAGACAGATCTGGGCGGCATTACCGGAACCGTCCAGGACAACACCGGCGCCGCGATTCCCAATTGCGAAGTGCAGATCAAGAACCTGAATACCTCAGCGGTCCGCACAGTCAAGACCGATCAAAATGGTTTCTATACGGTTCCGTCGCTCACCGTCGGCCCCTATCAGATCACCGCAACCGTCACCGGTTTTCAGCGCGCTGCCAAATCGATTGAATTAACCACGAGCGGCGCCAACGGAGATATTCAACTGACAGTCGGCAGCGTACAGCAACAGGTAATGATCACGGAGTCTTCCGGATCAATTGCGCTGCAGACCGACAGCCATGATGTTGCCACGACAGTTTCGCCTGCCCAACTGGTAAATCTGCCCAACAATGGCCGTAGCATTCTAAACATTGCCACTCTGGGGCCTGCTTCGCAGCCGGGTACTGATGTCGGCGTGGACGTGGGAGACGAAGGCTTTTACAACCAGACTTCGGCATCGGTCATCATCTCCGGCCTTGGCAACGCTCACGCGGCGTTTCTGCAGGATGGCGTCGCCAATACCAACCTGCTTACGCAGACGGCAAACATCTTGGCCTCGGTGGAGGCTACGCAAGAGGTGACTACGCTGTTGAACGGCGCCCCGGCGCGATTCAGCCAGCCGTCGGTCATCGATGTGATCACCAAAGGAGGCTCGAACAGCTTCCACGGCACCGCTTACGACTTTCTTCAAAATGACGACTTCGATGCCACCAACTGGTTCGCGACCAGCAAGCCTGCGAAGCGCTATAACCAGTTCGGGGGTAATGTGGGCGGCCCGATTTTGAAGAACAAGGTTTTCGCGTTCTTCGATTACTCCGGATTGAGAAGCAGGACTGCTTCGGTGAACCGGGACCGCGTACCGACCCTCGCCGAGCGCGCGGGAGACTTTTCCGCAGACAACGTCACTCTGTACGATCCCTCCACTTACAATCCCGCTACTGGAACTGATCTGCCGTTCCCAAACAATGCGCTGCCTGCCCTCAGTCCCTTTGCTCAACTGTGGCTGGCCAACTATCCCGCGCCAAATAGACCTCTTGGCGCTGACAACGTCAACTACGTAGTGAATCTGCCGAATATCAGTAACTACGACGAATATCTTGGCCGGATCGACTACAACATCTCCGGCAACGACCAACTCTTCGGTACAGTGTCCAGGCTGCAAAACAATGTCGGCAGCAACAGCATCACACCCGGGCTCTTCGGCATCTTCAACGCGCTGAAAGGGACGAACATCTCCATCGCCGAGACCCATGTCTTCAATTCAAACATAGTCAATGTGATCAAAGCCGGTTATAACCGGAGCAATCTCTTCCGTACGCAGCAGGGTCAAGGAGTAGTCGACTACGCAGCCAAATACGGGCTCGTGAACGTGAATCCCGAGCCGCAGCAATACACGCCGCCACAGATCAACCTGAACAACTACACCTCGCTGGGCGACCCGTACTCGCCGCAAGGCGCAATCCAGAACCGCTTTCAATACGGAGACGAGGTGACCTGGAAGATCGGAAGGCATACCGTGACTTTCGGCGGAGAGTTTGTCCGGACGCAGTTCGACGGCAACTGGGTGGTTGGCAACAACGGAATTTACAACTTCGACGGCAGTGCGACCTCGGCATACGTCGGCGGGGTGCGCAGCGCGACCGATCAGGGCAATGCCCTGGCCGACCTGGAGTTGGGCTTTCCGCGGACTGCCAACGCAGCGACGGGCATCTCTCTTGGCGCTTTTCGAGGATACGACTTCGCCGGGTACGTGCAGGACGATCTGAAATTAACGCCGAAGCTCACCCTGATCCTGGGATTGCGGTACGACTTCAACAATCCGCCAAGTGACAAGAACGGGCACGGCGGTCTCTTCAATGTTCCGCTCAATGCGGTCATCCCTGGCACCTGGAACACCAATTACAACGATTGGGGGCCAAGGGTAGGTTTTGCTTACTCGGTCTCCCCGAAGACGGTGCTTCGTGGAGGATACGGGATGTACTACGCCCCCATTCTTTACAACAACCTGCAATTTGAGTTGCTCTACTCGCCGAACTTCGTCAATCAGTCGTATAGCTTCGACGTCGCCGCCCCGGGGGATATTCAGCAACTGTTCGCGTCCGGCGGATTGACCGCCGGTCAGCAGAATTACACGCTGACCAAGACGCTCAAAGACACATCCGTACAAGAGTGGACCTTGAACATTGAGCAATCGTTGGATTCGAAGACGCTCTTCACCCTGGGTTATATCGGAAACACGACTCGCCACCAGTCCGCGCGCGCCGATCTCAACCAGCCCCTCGGACTATCGCCCGGAAATACCAGCGGCATTCTAGATCTAAGGCCCAACCCCGCGGTCGGTACGACCGACGGACAGCTCAACATACTGCCGGCAAACTACAACGGTCTCATCACAAAGGTGGAGCGTTCTTTCGACAACGGATTTCAGTTTCTGGCCAGCTATACCTTTTCGAAGGCGATGGATATTCTGGATGGCGATAACTCGGATATCCAGGATTTGTACAACCCTCACTTGACGTATGGACCCGCGGGTTTCGACCGGACCAACAATTTCATCTTGAGCGCGGTGTACCAGTTGCCGTTCGGCCCGGGCAAGAAGTTTCTTAACTCCGGTTCCTTTATCGATCGCGAGGTTTTTGGAGGATGGCAGTTGTCTGGGATTCAGCAGTCTGCCACCGGCCAGCCGATCCAGATCACGGCTAACAACAACGCGGACACCAGTTCAGTGCACAGCGTTTTTGCAGACAAGATTTGCGCGGGGACATTACCCTCGGGGCACCCGAGGCTCCAGTTCTACGATCCGGCCTGTTATGTGCAGCCGGCTACCGGGCAGTACGGCACAGCCAGAAGCGGTCCCCGCCAGCCCGGGCTAAACACGACGGATTTGAGTCTGCAGAAGGCTTTCGCTATCACCGAGTCGCATCAACTACAATTCCGGGCCGAGGCATTCAGCGTCTTCAATCATCCCACTTCGGATCAGGAAGCTATGCCGTAA
- a CDS encoding substrate-binding domain-containing protein, producing MKRPSIADEKQKEDVPYQIEAVARACRILRILQGQQNLPLFELSEMVGLSRPTVFRLLATLQANGIVVKDDARRYRLAGGLMQGQNYRIGYIAETSADSFYRAVSRGLVESAAQAGIDLIALDSHNSPEIALANAKRLLAEKIDLAIEFHAYGQVASVISARGNRRTVPLIAVEIPHPNAIYFGVDNCQAGLVAGRYLARWAEQNFNGQTDEILLIGATRAGALPQARLTGSLLGIHQVLPDSANARITMIDGDWRRDMSHDAVKSYLKTSTASRILVSAINDPSAIGALEAFKDAGRLHNCAIVGQNGSIEARLEMHHASSRLIGSVAYFPERYGEQLIRLVVELLSQRNPAPRAVFIKHLLLTPANLKQHYGRELQAASLTGEGW from the coding sequence GTGAAGCGCCCTTCGATCGCCGATGAAAAGCAAAAAGAGGATGTTCCGTATCAGATCGAAGCCGTGGCCCGCGCCTGCCGCATTTTGCGCATTCTTCAGGGCCAGCAGAACTTGCCTTTGTTTGAGCTTTCCGAGATGGTCGGCCTGAGCAGGCCAACCGTCTTCCGGTTGCTTGCTACCCTGCAGGCAAACGGCATCGTCGTAAAAGATGACGCTCGCAGATACCGGCTCGCAGGTGGTCTAATGCAAGGGCAAAACTACAGAATTGGCTATATAGCCGAGACGAGTGCGGACTCCTTTTACCGGGCAGTCTCGCGAGGGCTTGTGGAGAGTGCCGCCCAAGCTGGCATCGACCTTATCGCGCTCGACAGCCACAACAGTCCCGAGATCGCGTTGGCGAACGCGAAAAGACTGCTGGCGGAAAAGATCGATCTTGCCATCGAATTTCACGCATACGGGCAGGTCGCGTCCGTGATTTCAGCCCGTGGGAATCGCCGCACCGTGCCGCTCATTGCTGTCGAGATTCCTCATCCCAACGCGATTTATTTTGGGGTTGATAATTGTCAGGCCGGGCTTGTTGCCGGCCGCTACCTTGCCCGCTGGGCCGAACAAAATTTCAACGGACAAACCGACGAGATTCTGTTGATCGGCGCTACTCGGGCCGGCGCGCTCCCTCAGGCGAGACTGACAGGAAGTCTTCTCGGCATTCACCAGGTCCTGCCAGACTCAGCAAATGCTCGGATCACAATGATCGATGGGGACTGGCGCCGCGACATGAGCCACGATGCGGTGAAATCCTATCTCAAGACCTCCACTGCAAGCAGAATCCTGGTCAGTGCGATCAATGATCCGAGCGCGATCGGAGCGCTGGAGGCTTTCAAAGACGCAGGACGTCTTCATAATTGTGCGATCGTCGGTCAAAACGGCTCGATTGAGGCTCGTCTCGAGATGCATCACGCCAGCTCTCGCCTGATTGGGTCAGTCGCCTATTTTCCCGAGCGATACGGTGAACAACTCATACGCCTTGTCGTCGAGTTACTCAGCCAGCGGAATCCGGCCCCTCGCGCGGTTTTCATCAAACACCTTTTGCTGACTCCAGCCAACCTCAAACAGCATTACGGTCGCGAGCTCCAGGCAGCCAGCCTAACTGGAGAAGGCTGGTAG
- a CDS encoding multicopper oxidase family protein: MLEADLIASDVAEADGSVLYCFTDAEGRESPNLRVNPGDLVVLHLKNALTDLSPDRTGPDKTSPDKTSPDKAGPGKASDHAHAHMPSQTSENPCTSGMMSPVSTNLHFHGLTIPPVCHQDDVMKTSVQPGDAPFEYRFRIPDDEPPGLYWYHPHIHGFAKQQLLGGASGALIVEGAERAKKVVVGLPERVFIIRDQDLVNPNASPAKSEPVVPKFMIDRDGDAANNGTGFGKPAKDLSINYVPVPYPDYTPAVIEMKPGERQLWRVLNASAITYLNLAVLVNRAPQQLGLVAMDGVPMSHGDPLGEAVNWQTHIGLPPGARVEFIVSGPADGETGLLVTRTVDTGPGGENDPNRALAKIVTSADAPEPRSRLASSPEILPAPSQAWIGTVAPVRVRRLYFSEKLIDPNDPTSAVEFYLTMDGQEPKMFDMSSDVPNIVAQQGTVEDWIIENRSQELHAFHIHQLHFLLLDYMGRQVNENFVRDTVNVPYYDGHSLAYPSVRLRMDFRDPNIVGTFVYHCHLLEHEDKGMMGSIRVDPAPRPWEQNAESSCGKALPCKNIQASDQSSR; the protein is encoded by the coding sequence GTGCTTGAGGCAGATCTCATCGCGAGTGACGTTGCGGAGGCAGATGGCTCCGTGCTCTACTGCTTCACCGATGCTGAAGGGCGTGAGTCACCCAATCTACGCGTGAATCCTGGCGACTTGGTGGTCCTTCATCTGAAGAATGCGCTGACCGATTTAAGTCCGGATAGAACTGGCCCCGACAAAACTAGCCCCGACAAAACTAGCCCAGACAAAGCTGGTCCCGGTAAAGCTTCAGATCATGCTCATGCTCATATGCCATCTCAAACCTCGGAGAATCCATGCACCAGCGGCATGATGAGTCCGGTGTCGACAAACCTGCATTTTCATGGATTGACGATCCCTCCGGTTTGCCATCAGGACGATGTCATGAAGACTTCGGTGCAGCCCGGCGATGCTCCCTTCGAATACCGTTTTCGCATTCCGGACGATGAGCCTCCGGGCCTCTACTGGTATCACCCCCATATTCACGGCTTCGCCAAACAGCAGCTTCTCGGCGGAGCCTCCGGCGCCCTGATCGTCGAGGGCGCCGAACGCGCCAAAAAGGTGGTGGTGGGACTGCCGGAGCGGGTCTTTATCATTCGCGACCAGGACCTCGTCAATCCCAACGCCTCCCCGGCCAAATCCGAGCCGGTTGTGCCGAAGTTCATGATCGACCGCGATGGAGACGCCGCGAATAATGGTACCGGCTTCGGCAAACCGGCCAAAGACTTGTCGATCAACTACGTTCCCGTGCCTTATCCCGATTACACGCCGGCGGTGATCGAGATGAAGCCGGGCGAGCGTCAACTATGGCGGGTGCTGAATGCCTCGGCCATCACCTACCTTAATCTGGCGGTCCTGGTGAACCGTGCCCCTCAACAACTAGGACTCGTGGCCATGGACGGCGTACCGATGAGTCATGGTGACCCGCTTGGAGAAGCTGTGAATTGGCAGACCCATATCGGCCTGCCGCCGGGTGCGCGAGTGGAGTTTATCGTGTCCGGCCCGGCCGATGGGGAGACCGGTTTGCTGGTTACACGCACCGTCGACACCGGTCCGGGTGGGGAAAATGATCCGAATCGGGCGCTGGCAAAGATCGTGACTTCAGCGGATGCCCCCGAGCCCCGCTCGAGGCTGGCAAGTTCTCCGGAGATTCTCCCAGCTCCCTCTCAGGCATGGATTGGTACTGTTGCGCCGGTGCGAGTGCGTCGCCTCTATTTTTCTGAAAAGTTGATCGATCCGAACGATCCGACCAGCGCCGTCGAATTTTACCTCACCATGGATGGGCAGGAACCCAAGATGTTCGACATGAGCTCGGATGTTCCGAACATCGTCGCCCAGCAGGGAACTGTTGAGGACTGGATCATCGAAAACCGTTCGCAGGAATTGCATGCCTTTCACATTCATCAACTCCACTTCCTGCTCCTCGACTACATGGGCAGGCAAGTCAATGAGAACTTTGTTCGCGACACCGTGAATGTGCCCTATTACGACGGGCATTCGCTTGCCTACCCGAGCGTACGGTTGCGCATGGACTTTCGCGACCCGAATATTGTGGGAACCTTCGTCTATCATTGCCACCTTCTCGAGCATGAAGACAAGGGCATGATGGGGTCGATCCGCGTGGATCCGGCCCCGCGTCCCTGGGAGCAGAACGCTGAGAGTTCGTGTGGCAAGGCGTTACCTTGCAAAAACATTCAGGCTTCGGATCAAAGTTCCCGCTGA
- a CDS encoding alkaline phosphatase family protein, with translation MTVKQYASAALRTVRAGLVSAAVLQLAVGNAFAAEPLSPRDTETTSPIKHVIVIIGENRSFDHVFATYVPHKKAETVFNLLSEGIVNADGTPGPNFAKANQRAAEDKAPDAFELNPANASFPGNVLPAPLVGGPTDSYVPNDSLQTAIQSENGLPSSYYGFLVTGGTGQKSHTPDARITNVNALPTGPFQLTNGSTFSYNDYAASPVHRFYQMWQQLDCSVTHSTADNPSGCNSRLFSWVETTVGAGANGIKQPANFSTEYSPTAVTTGEGSTALGFYNVQKGDAPYFKYLADTYAMSDNFHQSVNGGTGANHIMFGHADAIWFSDGKGHAIPPPHNTLVAKGTANAGVVDEVENPNPAAGTNNWYSEDGYGGGSFGSASYGGGSYSNCSDTAQPGVSPIVSYLKHLTPAIDARCQEGHYYLLNNYNPGYFGDGSNAYTDTNPANTVFTIPPSVTRSIGDNLISNGVSWKYYGDQWNNYVGDKYQLNYGAVGAKSDEYCNICNTFQYDTSIMADAAVRTAHIQDTANLYSDIANGTLPAVSIVKPSGLVDGHPSSSKLNLFEGFSKKIVDAVKDNPSLWKDTAIFITFDEGGGYYDSGYVQPVDFFGDGTRIPLIVVSPYAKPSHISHDYSDHVSIDKFIERNWSVGPITKRSRDNFPDPVTSGNPYVPVNSPALGDLWDLFTFSE, from the coding sequence ATGACTGTAAAGCAATACGCGTCCGCTGCCTTGAGGACTGTGCGCGCGGGATTAGTATCCGCCGCCGTTCTCCAGCTTGCCGTCGGCAACGCGTTCGCCGCTGAACCGCTATCCCCACGGGACACCGAGACCACCTCGCCCATCAAGCACGTGATCGTAATCATCGGCGAAAATCGCAGTTTTGACCATGTATTCGCCACCTATGTGCCACACAAGAAGGCCGAAACGGTCTTCAACCTCCTGTCGGAAGGCATTGTGAACGCCGACGGAACCCCCGGTCCCAACTTTGCCAAGGCCAATCAGAGAGCGGCAGAGGATAAGGCCCCTGACGCCTTTGAACTGAATCCTGCTAATGCGTCGTTCCCCGGCAATGTTCTGCCTGCCCCCCTGGTCGGCGGACCCACCGATTCCTACGTGCCGAACGATAGCCTCCAAACTGCTATCCAGTCTGAAAACGGTCTGCCCTCCAGCTACTACGGCTTCCTCGTGACCGGCGGTACGGGTCAGAAGAGCCACACTCCGGACGCCCGCATCACGAATGTAAACGCGCTTCCCACCGGACCGTTCCAGCTGACCAACGGCAGCACCTTCTCCTATAACGATTACGCCGCCAGCCCTGTGCACCGCTTCTATCAGATGTGGCAGCAGCTTGATTGCAGCGTCACCCACTCCACCGCCGACAATCCTTCCGGTTGCAACTCCCGCCTCTTCTCCTGGGTTGAAACGACCGTGGGCGCCGGCGCCAACGGCATCAAGCAGCCCGCCAACTTCAGCACCGAGTATTCGCCCACCGCCGTCACCACCGGTGAAGGCTCGACCGCTCTGGGCTTCTACAACGTCCAGAAGGGCGACGCTCCTTACTTCAAGTACCTCGCCGACACTTATGCGATGAGCGACAACTTTCACCAGTCCGTCAATGGCGGCACTGGCGCCAACCACATCATGTTCGGCCATGCCGACGCGATCTGGTTCAGCGACGGCAAGGGTCACGCGATCCCTCCGCCGCACAACACTCTGGTCGCTAAAGGCACGGCCAATGCTGGTGTTGTTGACGAAGTCGAGAACCCCAACCCAGCCGCCGGTACCAATAACTGGTACTCGGAGGATGGTTATGGTGGCGGCAGCTTTGGTTCGGCCTCCTATGGTGGCGGTTCCTATAGCAACTGCTCCGATACCGCGCAGCCAGGTGTCTCCCCCATCGTCAGCTACCTGAAGCACCTTACCCCGGCCATCGATGCACGGTGCCAAGAGGGTCACTATTACCTGCTGAATAACTACAATCCCGGCTACTTCGGCGACGGCAGCAACGCCTACACCGATACCAACCCGGCCAACACCGTCTTCACCATTCCTCCCTCGGTGACCAGAAGCATCGGCGACAACCTGATCTCCAATGGCGTCTCCTGGAAGTACTATGGCGACCAGTGGAACAACTACGTAGGTGACAAGTATCAGCTCAACTACGGAGCCGTCGGCGCGAAGAGCGATGAGTACTGCAACATCTGCAACACCTTCCAATACGACACCTCGATCATGGCCGATGCCGCCGTCCGCACCGCTCATATCCAGGACACCGCCAACCTCTATAGCGACATCGCCAACGGAACCCTTCCGGCCGTTTCCATCGTCAAGCCCAGCGGCCTGGTCGACGGTCACCCCTCTTCTTCCAAGCTGAACCTGTTCGAAGGCTTCTCCAAGAAGATCGTCGATGCCGTCAAGGACAATCCTTCCTTGTGGAAAGACACCGCGATCTTCATCACCTTCGACGAGGGCGGCGGCTACTACGACTCCGGCTATGTCCAGCCTGTCGACTTCTTTGGCGACGGTACCCGTATCCCGCTGATCGTTGTCTCCCCTTACGCCAAGCCCAGCCATATCTCGCACGATTATTCCGACCACGTTTCGATCGACAAGTTCATCGAGCGGAACTGGTCAGTCGGCCCGATCACCAAGCGCAGCCGCGACAACTTCCCCGACCCGGTCACTTCCGGAAACCCCTATGTGCCGGTCAACAGCCCGGCGCTCGGCGATCTCTGGGATCTCTTTACCTTCAGCGAGTAA